A DNA window from Akkermansiaceae bacterium contains the following coding sequences:
- a CDS encoding DUF3500 domain-containing protein: MKPILFSALGVAALISAFQITSQKAWAKETAAAGTDNTAALQKVSAEMADAANAFLKSLDEEQTKKARYPFEDKERDNWNFVPTTRNGLPIKEMKPEQRDLARKLLETGMSASALVKIDTIMALEKLLGEIENRPDHRDPEKYFTTIFGEPSAAGTWGWRFEGHHTAVNFTLVGGKVISATPSFLAANRAETREGRMKGTRPLAREEDLARALATLLQEAGKAVVYTEKPPAEILTGNERKASQLDPVGLLSTEMTDKQKEGLLTLISEYATRHRKEIADKDMAKIKADFDNVRFGWAGGLKKGDAYYYRVQGKTFLIEACNIQNDANHIHTVWRDLEGDFGRDALGNHMKGHKDDH, encoded by the coding sequence ATGAAACCCATCCTCTTCAGCGCCCTCGGCGTCGCCGCCCTCATTTCCGCCTTCCAGATCACCAGCCAGAAGGCTTGGGCGAAGGAGACGGCCGCCGCCGGAACGGACAACACCGCCGCCCTGCAGAAAGTCTCCGCCGAGATGGCGGATGCGGCCAACGCCTTCCTCAAGTCCCTCGATGAGGAGCAGACCAAGAAGGCCCGCTATCCTTTCGAAGACAAGGAGCGCGACAACTGGAACTTCGTCCCGACGACCCGCAACGGCCTCCCGATCAAGGAGATGAAGCCGGAACAACGGGACCTCGCCCGCAAGCTGCTGGAGACCGGCATGAGCGCGAGCGCACTGGTGAAGATCGACACCATCATGGCGCTCGAGAAGCTCCTCGGTGAGATCGAGAACCGCCCGGACCACCGCGATCCGGAGAAGTATTTCACCACCATCTTCGGCGAGCCGTCCGCCGCGGGCACCTGGGGCTGGAGGTTCGAGGGCCACCACACCGCCGTGAACTTCACGCTGGTGGGGGGAAAGGTCATTTCCGCCACGCCGTCTTTCCTCGCCGCGAACCGTGCGGAGACCCGCGAAGGCCGCATGAAGGGCACCCGCCCGCTGGCTCGCGAGGAGGATCTGGCCCGCGCCCTGGCCACCCTCCTGCAGGAGGCAGGAAAGGCCGTGGTCTATACCGAAAAGCCGCCCGCTGAGATCCTGACCGGCAACGAACGGAAGGCCAGCCAGCTCGACCCCGTCGGCCTCCTTTCCACCGAGATGACCGACAAGCAGAAGGAAGGTCTTCTCACGCTCATTTCCGAATACGCCACCCGCCACCGCAAGGAGATCGCCGACAAAGACATGGCGAAGATCAAGGCGGACTTCGACAACGTCCGCTTCGGCTGGGCCGGCGGCCTGAAAAAGGGCGACGCCTACTACTACCGCGTGCAGGGCAAGACCTTCCTCATCGAGGCCTGCAACATCCAGAACGACGCCAACCACATCCACACCGTCTGGCGTGACTTGGAAGGCGACTTCGGCCGCGACGCCCTGGGCAACCACATGAAGGGCCACAAGGACGACCATTGA
- the cdaA gene encoding diadenylate cyclase CdaA: MLEFLQTHWRDGIEILVLAICVYQIYRAFRNTRGAQILVGLASILIALTLISQLFQFQVIGFIITRAAAVLAFALIVIFQPELRDALARLGSKRIYPFFTSKGRVALFERFSDSVVNLSKKRIGALFAIQRGISLKKHLETGVVLDARFSPELAMAVFHPKAPLHDGGMIIAEDRVAGAACVFPVTQREMHDRSTGLRHRAAIGVTEETDAVAVVVSEETGGISICIDGKLERNLTEKQFRDRINELFISRKPANETESTEALAGEAPVTGTGSRDMVSD, from the coding sequence ATGTTGGAATTTCTACAAACACACTGGCGGGACGGCATCGAGATCCTCGTGCTGGCGATCTGTGTGTACCAGATCTACCGGGCGTTCCGGAACACCCGCGGCGCGCAGATCCTCGTCGGCCTGGCGTCCATCCTCATCGCCCTGACGCTGATCTCGCAGCTTTTCCAGTTCCAGGTCATCGGCTTCATCATCACGCGGGCGGCGGCGGTGCTGGCCTTCGCGCTCATCGTGATCTTCCAGCCGGAACTGAGGGACGCGCTGGCCCGCCTGGGCAGCAAGCGGATCTACCCGTTCTTTACCAGCAAGGGCCGCGTCGCCCTGTTCGAGCGGTTCTCGGATTCCGTGGTCAACCTTTCGAAGAAGCGCATCGGCGCGCTGTTCGCCATCCAGCGGGGCATCAGCCTGAAGAAGCACCTGGAGACGGGCGTGGTGCTGGACGCAAGGTTCTCGCCGGAGCTGGCGATGGCGGTCTTCCACCCGAAGGCACCGCTGCATGACGGCGGCATGATCATCGCGGAGGACCGGGTGGCGGGCGCGGCCTGCGTCTTTCCCGTAACCCAGCGGGAAATGCACGACCGCTCCACCGGCCTGCGTCACCGCGCCGCCATCGGCGTGACAGAGGAGACGGACGCCGTCGCCGTCGTCGTCAGCGAGGAAACCGGCGGCATCTCCATCTGCATCGACGGGAAGCTCGAACGGAACCTGACCGAAAAGCAATTCCGCGACCGCATCAACGAACTCTTCATCTCACGCAAACCTGCCAATGAAACTGAATCCACCGAAGCACTGGCTGGCGAAGCTCCTGTCACTGGGACTGGCAGCCGCGATATGGTTTCTGATTAA
- a CDS encoding glucose-6-phosphate dehydrogenase assembly protein OpcA, which yields MSEILTPETCPELGIEVPVGSIDKELRKLWEQDDAQTNASLMNLAIYCEREGSLVENSRIIRKLTSEHACRAILVEINKRTTQASLRAWITAHCHLSGGKKSICCEQVAFHLTGRVTGRFRNTVFSHLNSDLPLIFWWQGELSDVFTERLVAVMDRLIIDSSVWADPAAAFSIINEAAQANGDLILQDLAWTRSWQFRVGIAGLFDDPVAQAALPSVDRVEIIHHPDHRNSALQVLAWLAVQAGWEQTGATADAFAFRPKAGGEVNARLISDPESAPLGKVEIASEHVTVRVCREAGASHVSRQIQADGYLANSLSPADPDVDSELVGLQLSRGGKNSLYQKILPRFRAMLQ from the coding sequence ATGAGCGAGATTTTGACACCCGAAACCTGCCCCGAACTTGGAATCGAAGTGCCTGTCGGCTCGATCGACAAGGAACTCCGCAAGCTGTGGGAGCAGGACGACGCACAGACGAACGCCTCCCTGATGAACCTCGCGATCTACTGCGAGCGGGAGGGCTCGCTGGTGGAAAACTCCCGCATCATCCGGAAACTGACCAGCGAGCACGCCTGCCGCGCCATCCTGGTGGAGATCAACAAGCGCACCACACAGGCAAGTCTGCGCGCATGGATCACCGCGCACTGCCATCTGTCCGGCGGGAAGAAATCCATCTGCTGCGAGCAGGTTGCCTTCCACCTCACCGGACGTGTCACCGGGCGTTTCCGTAATACCGTCTTTTCCCACCTCAACTCCGACCTGCCGCTCATCTTCTGGTGGCAGGGGGAGCTGTCGGACGTCTTCACCGAGCGGCTCGTCGCCGTGATGGACCGCCTCATCATCGACAGCTCCGTATGGGCCGATCCCGCCGCCGCTTTCTCCATCATCAATGAGGCGGCGCAGGCGAATGGCGACCTCATCCTGCAGGATCTCGCATGGACCCGCTCCTGGCAGTTCCGCGTCGGCATCGCCGGCCTGTTTGACGATCCCGTGGCGCAGGCCGCCCTGCCCTCGGTGGACCGCGTGGAGATCATCCACCACCCGGACCACCGGAACTCCGCCCTCCAGGTGCTCGCCTGGCTGGCCGTGCAGGCAGGGTGGGAGCAGACCGGCGCAACCGCGGATGCCTTCGCGTTCCGCCCGAAAGCAGGAGGCGAAGTGAACGCGCGCCTCATTTCCGATCCGGAATCCGCCCCGTTGGGCAAAGTGGAGATCGCCTCCGAACACGTGACTGTCCGCGTGTGCCGTGAAGCCGGTGCCAGCCACGTCTCCCGCCAGATCCAGGCCGATGGCTATCTGGCGAATTCCCTCTCACCCGCCGATCCGGATGTGGACTCGGAACTTGTCGGCCTCCAGCTTTCCCGCGGCGGGAAGAATTCGCTCTACCAGAAGATCCTCCCGCGTTTCCGGGCGATGCTGCAGTAA
- a CDS encoding Hpt domain-containing protein, producing MTHSTSADSSPILNVVRFERMACGDLPGFFELAEEYFADVRMRLAGWPSLFAAGELPRLAEDFHRCKGGAAMFGLERMFSLLGVWEREPQVGQDPLDLERFVKELGAAEDAVAGFRANQPDA from the coding sequence ATGACTCATTCCACTTCTGCTGACAGCAGCCCGATCCTCAATGTCGTCCGTTTCGAACGGATGGCCTGCGGTGATCTGCCCGGATTTTTCGAACTTGCGGAGGAATACTTCGCCGATGTGCGGATGAGATTGGCCGGTTGGCCGTCATTGTTCGCGGCGGGGGAACTGCCGAGGCTGGCGGAGGACTTCCACCGCTGCAAGGGCGGGGCCGCCATGTTCGGCCTGGAGAGGATGTTCTCCCTGCTGGGCGTATGGGAACGTGAACCGCAGGTTGGACAGGACCCGCTGGATCTGGAACGTTTCGTGAAGGAACTGGGTGCGGCGGAGGACGCCGTGGCCGGCTTCCGCGCGAACCAACCAGATGCCTGA
- a CDS encoding type II toxin-antitoxin system RelE/ParE family toxin, whose amino-acid sequence MKLQPAVAQRVDAAILKLADDPHPPGSLKLAGDENAYRIRVGDYRIIYEIRNEVLVVLVVKIGHRKDIYR is encoded by the coding sequence TTGAAGCTCCAACCGGCCGTGGCCCAGCGCGTGGATGCTGCCATCCTGAAGCTCGCCGACGACCCTCACCCGCCAGGGAGCCTGAAGCTGGCAGGTGACGAGAATGCCTACCGCATCCGTGTGGGGGACTACCGCATCATTTACGAAATCAGGAATGAAGTGCTGGTGGTGTTGGTTGTGAAAATCGGGCACCGCAAAGATATTTACCGTTGA
- the zwf gene encoding glucose-6-phosphate dehydrogenase, with translation MNPFREDLVARSRPEPCSVVIFGATGDLTHRKLVPALYNLAIDGELPTGVKIVGFARREKSDQEFRAGLEELNRKVSRSGHNDEVWATLAENIHYHQSEFHDEDGYKRLAERLDAIDQERGGKGNRLFYIASSPEFFDEILINLKNAGLNQAKDGCWARVIVEKPFGTDLATAKHLNEVVNATFNESATYRIDHYLGKETAQNLMVLRFANSIFEPLWNSKYISHIQITCAENLGMEGGRGGYYDKSGALRDMVQNHLLQLLSLVAMEPPTDLTADGVRDEKVKVIRSLRQWDTPEKVAANVVRAQYTAGHVDGNEVPGYREEDRVPKDSQTEAYVAVRLLVDTWRWSGVPFYIRMGKRLPKKSTEISIHFKDAPSVLFGAQGEVPGGNVLVIRIQPDEGISLRMVSKIPGTSLRLEQVKMDFHYATSFGKSSPEAYERLLLDAMAGDATLFARRDEVEEAWRFIDHIEHAWHQSDTPPAMAEFVAGSWGPREADALIQQDGFQWRRL, from the coding sequence ATGAATCCATTCCGAGAAGACCTCGTCGCCCGTTCACGCCCGGAGCCATGTTCCGTCGTGATCTTCGGTGCCACCGGCGACCTCACGCACCGCAAGCTGGTGCCCGCCCTTTATAACCTGGCCATCGACGGCGAACTGCCGACGGGCGTGAAGATCGTCGGCTTCGCCCGGCGGGAAAAGTCGGACCAGGAGTTCCGTGCGGGTCTGGAGGAGCTGAACCGCAAGGTTTCCCGTTCCGGTCACAATGACGAGGTCTGGGCGACGCTGGCGGAGAACATCCACTACCACCAGTCGGAGTTCCATGATGAGGACGGCTACAAGCGCCTCGCTGAGCGGCTGGACGCCATCGACCAAGAGCGCGGAGGGAAGGGGAACCGTCTTTTCTACATCGCCTCCTCGCCGGAGTTCTTCGATGAGATCCTCATCAACCTGAAGAACGCCGGGCTGAACCAAGCGAAGGACGGCTGCTGGGCGCGTGTCATCGTCGAAAAGCCGTTCGGCACCGACCTGGCCACCGCGAAGCACCTCAACGAGGTGGTGAACGCCACTTTCAACGAGAGCGCCACCTACCGGATCGACCACTATCTCGGAAAAGAGACCGCGCAGAACCTGATGGTGCTGCGTTTCGCCAACTCCATCTTCGAGCCGCTCTGGAACAGCAAATACATCAGCCACATCCAGATCACCTGCGCGGAGAACCTCGGAATGGAAGGCGGCCGCGGCGGCTACTATGACAAGTCCGGCGCGCTGCGTGACATGGTGCAGAACCACCTCCTCCAGCTCCTCAGCCTCGTCGCCATGGAGCCACCGACCGACCTCACCGCCGATGGCGTGCGGGATGAGAAGGTGAAGGTCATCCGCTCCCTCCGCCAGTGGGACACCCCGGAAAAGGTCGCCGCGAACGTCGTCCGCGCGCAGTACACCGCCGGTCATGTCGATGGCAACGAAGTGCCCGGCTACCGTGAGGAAGACCGCGTGCCAAAGGATTCCCAGACGGAGGCCTACGTTGCCGTCCGCCTGCTGGTGGACACCTGGCGCTGGAGCGGCGTGCCGTTCTACATCCGCATGGGCAAGCGCCTGCCGAAGAAGTCGACCGAAATTTCCATCCACTTCAAGGACGCGCCGAGCGTGCTGTTCGGCGCGCAGGGTGAAGTCCCCGGCGGCAACGTGCTGGTCATCCGCATCCAGCCGGACGAGGGTATTTCCCTCCGCATGGTCTCGAAGATCCCCGGCACCAGCCTCCGCCTGGAGCAGGTGAAGATGGACTTCCACTACGCCACCAGCTTCGGCAAGAGCAGCCCGGAAGCCTATGAGCGCCTCCTGCTGGACGCCATGGCCGGTGACGCCACCCTCTTCGCCCGCCGTGACGAGGTGGAGGAAGCATGGCGCTTCATCGACCACATCGAGCACGCCTGGCACCAGTCGGACACCCCGCCAGCGATGGCTGAGTTCGTCGCCGGATCCTGGGGCCCGCGCGAAGCGGACGCCCTCATCCAGCAGGACGGCTTCCAGTGGCGCAGGCTGTGA
- a CDS encoding YbjN domain-containing protein: MRHHSRQILSVEECFGGNGWHCELVEGRDVLQAGFDAHHTRVALIAQAYPQLNALSIVTESRLALDEDHLPAVLELLARANKQLTLGGFEYDMDREFLVFRITNLFERERYDSDIISSMVHCAIAELDRITPYTAVVKNTAADLLPDLDLGRLLMREDLIPPVPGYEEEEEY; the protein is encoded by the coding sequence ATGCGCCATCATTCGCGACAAATTCTCTCCGTTGAAGAATGCTTCGGCGGCAACGGCTGGCACTGTGAACTGGTGGAGGGCAGGGACGTGCTCCAGGCCGGCTTCGACGCGCACCACACCCGCGTCGCCCTGATCGCGCAGGCGTATCCGCAGCTCAACGCGCTGAGCATTGTCACGGAGTCCCGCCTCGCGCTGGATGAGGACCACCTGCCCGCCGTGCTGGAACTGCTGGCCCGCGCGAACAAGCAGCTCACGCTCGGTGGGTTCGAGTATGACATGGACCGCGAGTTCCTCGTCTTCCGCATCACCAACCTGTTCGAGCGCGAACGCTACGACTCCGACATCATTTCCTCCATGGTCCACTGCGCCATCGCGGAGCTGGACCGCATCACCCCCTATACGGCGGTGGTAAAGAACACGGCGGCGGACCTGCTGCCGGACCTCGACCTCGGCCGCCTGCTCATGCGGGAGGATCTCATCCCGCCCGTGCCGGGCTATGAGGAGGAAGAGGAATACTGA
- a CDS encoding TIM barrel protein encodes MTDRRSALKLLASAAGVSAIPAVRAEDTPKPGMGKIRQSIVHWCFARGAKWKLEDTVKAALELGCGSVEGVGPQDWDLLERHGLKCAYVSAHGFVKGMNQPAFWDENLKAIHERIDQCADRGNPAVLSFTGFADTTAQGGGVVTLEQGKRNCVEAFRKVIGHAEKKGVILLLEHLNSRVAEEMKGHPGYQGDQLDDCADIVRAVDSPNMKLLFDFYHVQIMHGDLIRRLESCKDILGHIHTAGNPGRGEIGPRQEINYPPLMEKLVELGYTGWVGHEFIPTGDPMAGLREAVALCRVG; translated from the coding sequence ATGACCGACCGCCGCTCCGCCCTCAAGCTGCTGGCCTCCGCTGCCGGTGTTTCCGCCATCCCCGCCGTCCGGGCGGAGGACACGCCGAAGCCGGGGATGGGGAAGATCCGCCAGAGCATCGTGCATTGGTGCTTCGCCCGCGGCGCGAAGTGGAAACTGGAGGACACCGTGAAGGCCGCCCTGGAGCTGGGCTGCGGCAGTGTCGAGGGCGTCGGTCCGCAGGACTGGGACTTGCTGGAACGCCACGGGCTGAAGTGCGCCTACGTTTCCGCCCATGGCTTCGTGAAAGGGATGAACCAGCCCGCCTTCTGGGATGAGAACCTGAAAGCCATCCATGAACGCATCGACCAATGCGCGGACCGGGGGAATCCCGCCGTGCTGAGTTTCACCGGATTCGCGGACACCACCGCCCAGGGCGGCGGCGTTGTCACCCTGGAGCAGGGGAAAAGGAACTGCGTGGAGGCTTTCCGCAAGGTCATCGGCCACGCGGAGAAAAAGGGCGTCATCCTCCTGCTGGAGCACCTCAACAGCCGGGTCGCGGAGGAGATGAAAGGCCACCCCGGCTATCAGGGTGACCAGCTCGACGACTGCGCGGACATCGTGCGTGCCGTCGATTCCCCGAACATGAAGCTCCTTTTCGACTTCTACCATGTGCAGATCATGCACGGCGACCTCATCCGGCGGCTGGAGTCGTGCAAGGACATCCTCGGCCACATCCACACCGCGGGGAATCCCGGCCGCGGCGAGATCGGCCCGCGGCAGGAGATCAACTACCCGCCGCTGATGGAGAAGCTCGTCGAGCTCGGCTACACCGGCTGGGTCGGCCACGAGTTCATCCCCACCGGCGATCCCATGGCAGGCCTGCGCGAAGCCGTCGCGCTGTGCCGGGTGGGGTAG
- the sufT gene encoding putative Fe-S cluster assembly protein SufT produces the protein MHEEITLTREVPAIQIPSGDSLILPVGTPVFITQRLGGTFTVATSQGLARISSQDSDALGIDMEEEKKKQAEAVRLKDAPLEEQVWAQLKGVYDPEIPVDIVNLGLVYDCILEEADGKTTALVKMTLTAPGCGMGPVIAADAQAKIMTIDGIDDAKVDLVWDPAWNQEMISEEGKMKLGMI, from the coding sequence ATGCACGAGGAGATCACACTGACACGCGAGGTTCCAGCCATCCAGATTCCCAGCGGGGACTCGTTGATCCTTCCTGTCGGCACGCCGGTTTTCATCACCCAGCGGCTGGGTGGCACCTTCACGGTCGCCACCTCCCAAGGCCTCGCCCGCATTTCTTCCCAGGACTCCGATGCCCTCGGCATCGACATGGAGGAGGAGAAGAAAAAGCAGGCGGAGGCCGTTCGCCTGAAGGACGCCCCTCTGGAGGAACAGGTATGGGCGCAGCTCAAAGGCGTGTATGACCCGGAGATCCCCGTGGACATCGTGAACCTCGGCCTGGTCTATGACTGCATCCTGGAGGAAGCGGACGGAAAGACGACCGCACTGGTGAAGATGACCCTCACCGCCCCCGGCTGCGGCATGGGGCCGGTCATCGCCGCGGACGCCCAGGCGAAGATCATGACCATCGACGGCATCGATGATGCGAAGGTCGATCTGGTCTGGGATCCCGCGTGGAACCAGGAAATGATCTCCGAGGAAGGGAAGATGAAGCTGGGCATGATCTGA
- a CDS encoding NAD(P)-dependent oxidoreductase, which produces MSAHLSIIGGGPAGLRAAEIASSRGVRVTLFDGKPSVGRKFLVAGKGGLNITHGEALEKFTTRYSGPPEFWQEIISSFTPQDLREWAAGLGVETFQATSGRVYPKALKAAPLLRRWIARLKENGVTFAMNHRLTGIDPGFTLHFENGTSHACDAVLLALGGGSWPQTGSDGGWIPILERLGVPVTPLQPANCGWEHAWPEKVLPAIEGVPLKNIHVHADGKPAVGELMLTRYGVEGGAIYQLGATLRGMESPAIAIDFKPTFTADELTRKLTHVKRDFLEAARVSWKLPDAACALLSRRTYESAADLAAEVKHHVIPLTQPRPIAEVISSAGGVPFPSLDGNLMLRDHPGIFLAGEMIDWEAPTGGYLMQGCFATATRSAAAASDWLKQFR; this is translated from the coding sequence TTGAGCGCGCACCTTTCCATCATCGGCGGTGGCCCGGCCGGGCTGCGGGCGGCGGAGATCGCCTCATCTCGGGGTGTCCGCGTGACGCTGTTCGATGGCAAGCCATCGGTCGGGCGGAAATTCCTCGTCGCCGGAAAGGGCGGGCTGAACATCACCCACGGGGAGGCGCTGGAAAAGTTCACCACCCGCTACTCCGGGCCGCCGGAGTTCTGGCAGGAGATCATTTCCTCCTTCACCCCGCAGGACCTGCGGGAGTGGGCTGCGGGGCTGGGCGTGGAGACGTTCCAGGCGACCAGCGGGCGCGTCTACCCGAAGGCGCTGAAGGCGGCTCCCCTGCTCCGCCGGTGGATCGCGCGGCTGAAGGAGAACGGCGTGACGTTCGCGATGAACCACCGCCTCACCGGGATCGACCCGGGGTTCACCCTCCACTTTGAAAATGGCACGTCCCACGCGTGCGATGCGGTGCTGCTGGCGCTGGGCGGCGGGTCGTGGCCGCAGACGGGATCCGACGGCGGATGGATCCCCATACTGGAGCGGCTAGGCGTGCCGGTCACTCCGCTGCAGCCCGCCAACTGTGGCTGGGAGCATGCGTGGCCGGAGAAAGTCCTTCCCGCCATCGAGGGCGTGCCGCTGAAAAACATCCATGTCCATGCGGACGGAAAACCCGCGGTGGGCGAGCTGATGCTCACGCGCTACGGCGTGGAAGGCGGGGCGATCTATCAGCTCGGCGCGACGCTGCGCGGGATGGAAAGCCCGGCCATCGCCATTGATTTCAAGCCGACCTTCACCGCGGACGAACTCACGCGGAAGCTGACCCACGTGAAGCGGGACTTTCTGGAAGCGGCGCGCGTTTCCTGGAAGCTGCCGGACGCCGCGTGCGCCCTGCTTTCCCGCCGGACCTATGAAAGCGCCGCCGACCTCGCGGCGGAGGTGAAGCACCACGTCATCCCCCTCACCCAGCCCCGTCCCATCGCGGAGGTCATCTCCTCCGCCGGTGGTGTCCCCTTCCCCTCGCTGGACGGGAACCTGATGCTCCGCGACCACCCGGGCATCTTCCTGGCAGGGGAAATGATCGACTGGGAAGCGCCGACCGGCGGCTACCTGATGCAGGGCTGCTTCGCCACCGCGACGCGTTCCGCAGCCGCCGCAAGCGATTGGTTGAAACAATTCCGTTAA
- a CDS encoding serine hydroxymethyltransferase has protein sequence MSQATLRIALGADHGALELKNALVAHLTGKGYEVKDFGTETTESCNYADYANAVALNVADGTFDVGFLACTSGIGMSIAANRHRHVRAAVVRSVEEAQTTREHNDANVLCFSGKSTSADEAVTMVDAFLSASFQGGRHEARVIQSSGSRIQANDPALYAAIVGEEQRQRNNIELIASENFASPAVMEAQGSLLTNKYAEGYPGKRWYGGCENVDVVEQLAIDRAKELFGAEHANVQPHSGSQANTAVYFSVLKPGDKIFTMDLAHGGHLTHGHKANFSGRFYDVTHYGVSAEDERIDYAELEKTARDLKPALITVGASAYPREIDFERMGKLAREVGAYLFVDMAHIAGLVAAGVHPNPVPHADFVTSTTHKSLRGPRGGIILCKEEFAKKIDSQVFPGIQGGPLMHVIAAKAVCLGEALKPEFKDYAQQIVKNAQALAARLASHGFRIVSGGTDNHLMLVDLRPKGLNGAEASHALDEAGITVNKNGIPFDTGSPMKPSGIRIGTPAVTTRGMKEADVETVADFIHEALSDHANVQKLHAIRERVFAFNRAFPLPW, from the coding sequence ATGAGCCAAGCCACACTACGCATCGCCCTCGGAGCCGATCACGGCGCGCTGGAACTGAAGAACGCCCTCGTCGCCCACCTCACGGGCAAGGGTTACGAAGTGAAGGACTTCGGCACGGAAACGACCGAGTCCTGCAACTACGCTGACTATGCCAATGCCGTCGCTCTCAACGTGGCGGACGGAACCTTTGACGTCGGCTTCCTCGCCTGCACCTCCGGCATCGGCATGAGCATCGCGGCGAACCGCCACCGCCACGTGCGCGCCGCCGTCGTCCGCAGCGTGGAAGAGGCGCAGACCACCCGCGAGCACAACGACGCGAACGTCCTCTGTTTCTCCGGCAAGAGCACCTCCGCTGACGAAGCCGTCACCATGGTGGACGCCTTCCTTTCCGCCTCCTTCCAGGGTGGCCGCCATGAGGCCCGCGTCATCCAGTCCTCCGGCAGCCGCATCCAGGCGAACGATCCCGCCCTCTACGCCGCCATCGTCGGTGAGGAGCAGCGCCAGCGGAACAACATCGAGCTCATCGCTTCCGAAAACTTCGCCTCCCCGGCCGTCATGGAGGCGCAAGGCTCCCTGCTGACGAACAAGTATGCCGAAGGCTACCCCGGCAAGCGCTGGTACGGTGGCTGTGAGAACGTCGATGTCGTCGAGCAACTGGCCATCGACCGTGCGAAGGAACTCTTCGGTGCGGAGCACGCCAACGTCCAGCCGCACTCCGGCTCCCAGGCGAACACCGCCGTCTATTTCTCCGTGCTGAAGCCCGGCGACAAGATCTTCACCATGGACCTGGCCCACGGCGGCCACCTCACCCACGGCCACAAGGCGAACTTCTCCGGCCGCTTCTATGATGTGACCCACTACGGCGTCAGCGCCGAGGATGAGCGCATCGACTACGCGGAGCTGGAAAAGACCGCCCGCGACCTGAAGCCCGCCCTCATCACCGTCGGTGCCTCCGCCTACCCGCGCGAGATCGACTTCGAGCGCATGGGCAAGCTGGCCCGCGAGGTGGGTGCCTACCTTTTCGTGGACATGGCGCACATCGCCGGTCTGGTCGCCGCGGGCGTCCACCCGAACCCGGTGCCGCACGCGGACTTCGTCACCTCCACCACGCACAAGTCCCTGCGCGGACCGCGCGGCGGCATCATCCTCTGCAAGGAGGAGTTCGCGAAGAAGATCGACTCACAGGTGTTCCCCGGCATCCAGGGCGGACCGCTCATGCACGTCATCGCCGCGAAGGCCGTCTGCCTTGGCGAAGCGCTCAAGCCGGAGTTCAAGGACTACGCCCAGCAGATCGTGAAGAACGCGCAGGCTCTGGCCGCCCGTCTTGCTTCCCATGGCTTCCGCATCGTCTCCGGCGGCACGGACAACCACCTCATGCTGGTGGACCTCCGTCCGAAGGGCCTCAACGGCGCGGAAGCGTCCCATGCGCTCGACGAAGCGGGCATCACCGTGAACAAGAACGGCATCCCGTTCGACACCGGCAGCCCGATGAAGCCCAGCGGCATCCGCATCGGCACCCCGGCTGTCACGACCCGCGGCATGAAAGAGGCTGATGTCGAGACCGTCGCCGATTTCATCCATGAAGCCTTGTCGGATCATGCGAATGTGCAAAAACTGCATGCAATCCGCGAGCGGGTATTCGCGTTCAACCGCGCCTTCCCGCTGCCGTGGTGA